One window of Candidatus Poribacteria bacterium genomic DNA carries:
- a CDS encoding T9SS type A sorting domain-containing protein — translation MQSSADRVQLNTSAAVIQDRFGASVGISGDYAVVGVPYDDTDFGRDTGSLQVFLRTETGWVQHQKLFASDADAGDRFGTTLAMSGDYLVAGAPANDGAGRNSGAAYVFRRQGTEWIEQAKLISPEETRGDYFGISVAIDEDTVLIGTHRSNEPLADGGSVYVFERNGEVWTQTAKLTAPDASNFAYFGFSVGIDGDTAIIGATRDDEAGNDAGAAYVFVRNQFGWIHQAKLIGNNTESDDNFGYAVDVDGDFAIVTSPKNRGTGAAYIYRREGTVWEQKRNRIRIRMIPIDPDGATSFGVSVDIKGETAVIGATGANVGDDVVGAAYVFTQNEPPFWNQHTKLVAGDRNGGDQLGFAVAIGENEVISGAPLQDAGGLSSGASYLFEQREDGSWVESGKLSDGETASEDQFGISVAISGNYAISGAQQDDDIAPNAGAAYIFERAGTLWLQRKKLTADDAKAGDLFGNAVAMDGTTVLVGAPGVDDAGPESGAAYIFVQAGEEWVQQARFIGGDLGMFDQFGSSVAVHGNTAVVGAYGKDEVGADSGAAYVFVRNGTSWTQQAKLVHRGAVPGDQFGFAVSVYNDNVLIGAHQSDAAGPDSGAVYLFTRNGGTWIQDLLLLPNDIGIGDGFGYSIDLTNGAAIIGSPTEDRNLDDLGAAYIFVETRDSWVQQAKLTASDGDAGDEFGSAVAIHEDTAIVGAWKDNHPLQDPHDDPTILMDRGAAYSFLRDGLSWVEKRRIEAAGTNQSDLFGAAVAIRGSFAIVGASGSDNAGDNSGSAFIFNPIDLGFRAADVPFSVDPSSHLLSTLGYIKQTTILQNYPNPFNPETWFPYDLAEQAEVILKIYDVRGGLVRQLNIGLQEPGRYRSQEKAAYWDGRDAYGTKVASGIYFYTFTAGDFQRTRRMVILK, via the coding sequence ATGCAAAGCAGCGCCGACCGAGTGCAACTTAACACGAGTGCTGCTGTGATCCAAGATCGTTTTGGTGCAAGTGTCGGTATTAGCGGTGATTATGCAGTGGTCGGTGTTCCGTATGATGATACTGACTTCGGCAGGGACACAGGCTCACTTCAGGTCTTTCTGCGCACCGAAACCGGGTGGGTCCAACATCAAAAATTGTTCGCCAGCGATGCCGATGCGGGCGACCGATTCGGCACAACACTCGCCATGAGTGGTGATTACCTTGTCGCTGGTGCACCGGCGAACGATGGAGCCGGTAGGAACTCAGGTGCCGCTTATGTCTTTAGGCGGCAGGGGACTGAATGGATAGAGCAAGCCAAGCTCATCTCACCTGAGGAAACGCGGGGCGACTATTTCGGTATCTCGGTAGCGATTGATGAAGATACCGTCCTCATTGGAACTCACCGTTCAAACGAACCTTTAGCAGATGGCGGTTCCGTCTACGTTTTCGAGCGGAACGGAGAGGTTTGGACTCAAACAGCCAAACTCACTGCGCCGGATGCTTCTAATTTCGCATACTTCGGCTTTTCCGTTGGAATTGATGGAGATACCGCTATTATTGGGGCGACTCGTGATGATGAAGCCGGGAATGATGCCGGTGCTGCTTATGTTTTCGTCCGAAACCAATTCGGATGGATACATCAGGCGAAACTCATCGGAAACAATACCGAATCGGATGATAACTTTGGATACGCAGTCGATGTTGACGGCGATTTTGCCATTGTGACCTCACCTAAAAACAGAGGGACTGGTGCTGCTTACATCTATAGGCGCGAAGGAACCGTATGGGAGCAAAAAAGAAACCGCATTCGTATTCGTATGATTCCAATTGACCCTGATGGCGCAACCTCTTTCGGTGTTTCTGTTGATATCAAGGGAGAAACCGCTGTCATTGGCGCGACGGGGGCCAACGTTGGAGATGATGTCGTCGGTGCCGCTTATGTCTTTACCCAAAATGAACCTCCATTTTGGAATCAACACACAAAGTTAGTCGCCGGTGATAGAAATGGTGGTGACCAGCTTGGATTCGCTGTCGCCATTGGTGAGAATGAAGTGATCTCCGGCGCGCCACTGCAGGATGCCGGGGGGTTGTCCTCCGGTGCTTCATACCTCTTTGAACAAAGAGAAGACGGGTCGTGGGTAGAGAGCGGTAAACTCAGTGATGGTGAAACCGCTTCAGAAGATCAATTCGGAATATCTGTTGCTATCAGTGGTAACTACGCTATCTCTGGCGCACAGCAGGATGACGACATCGCACCGAACGCGGGTGCCGCGTACATCTTTGAGCGCGCCGGCACCCTCTGGCTACAACGCAAAAAACTTACTGCTGACGACGCAAAGGCGGGGGATCTGTTCGGAAATGCTGTCGCAATGGATGGCACAACCGTCCTTGTTGGGGCACCTGGGGTTGATGACGCAGGACCCGAATCCGGCGCGGCATACATTTTCGTGCAAGCCGGCGAGGAGTGGGTTCAACAGGCGAGATTCATCGGTGGCGACCTCGGAATGTTTGATCAGTTCGGATCATCTGTCGCGGTACATGGGAATACCGCTGTCGTCGGTGCCTATGGAAAAGATGAAGTTGGCGCGGATTCCGGTGCCGCATACGTCTTTGTCCGAAACGGAACATCTTGGACGCAACAGGCGAAACTCGTCCACCGAGGTGCTGTGCCGGGCGACCAGTTTGGTTTTGCTGTTTCTGTCTATAACGATAATGTCCTCATCGGTGCCCACCAGAGCGACGCAGCGGGACCCGATTCAGGCGCAGTCTATCTCTTTACGCGCAATGGAGGCACATGGATACAAGACCTGCTGCTTCTGCCAAATGATATTGGCATCGGTGACGGATTCGGTTACTCTATCGATTTAACGAACGGAGCCGCTATCATCGGATCACCTACAGAGGATCGCAATCTTGACGACCTCGGAGCCGCTTATATTTTTGTGGAGACGCGGGATTCTTGGGTCCAACAGGCAAAGTTAACCGCCTCCGATGGCGATGCTGGTGATGAATTCGGTTCAGCCGTCGCAATTCACGAAGATACCGCAATCGTCGGGGCATGGAAGGATAACCATCCCTTGCAGGATCCGCATGATGATCCCACAATACTAATGGACAGAGGCGCGGCTTACTCCTTTTTGCGCGATGGGTTGTCTTGGGTAGAGAAACGCCGAATTGAGGCCGCTGGCACAAATCAATCGGATCTCTTTGGAGCAGCTGTTGCCATCAGAGGCTCGTTTGCTATCGTCGGTGCTTCAGGTAGCGACAATGCCGGTGATAACTCAGGCTCCGCTTTTATCTTTAACCCAATTGACCTTGGATTCCGCGCTGCGGATGTCCCATTCTCTGTGGATCCATCTTCGCATTTGCTCTCGACGCTCGGATATATCAAACAGACAACAATTCTCCAGAATTATCCGAATCCCTTTAATCCAGAGACGTGGTTTCCCTATGATCTGGCAGAGCAGGCAGAAGTTATTTTGAAAATCTACGATGTCCGCGGTGGGCTTGTCCGTCAGTTGAATATCGGATTACAAGAACCGGGCAGGTATCGGAGCCAAGAGAAAGCCGCGTACTGGGATGGAAGGGACGCTTATGGCACGAAGGTCGCAAGCGGCATCTATTTCTATACATTTACCGCTGGCGATTTCCAACGCACCCGCCGGATGGTAATTCTCAAGTAG
- the queF gene encoding NADPH-dependent 7-cyano-7-deazaguanine reductase QueF produces MSQSTGYDDLQTHIRQLKTPPIETWENQYSHRDYTIEITNLEFTAVCPKTGLPDFATLCITYVPDQHCVELKSLKEYFLSYRDVGIFHEHVVNKVLEDFVEACQPRKAEVVGDFNIRGGIKTIVRASYQS; encoded by the coding sequence ATGAGCCAAAGCACTGGCTATGATGATTTACAAACCCATATCCGTCAATTGAAGACGCCTCCAATTGAGACATGGGAAAATCAGTATAGCCACCGAGATTACACAATCGAGATTACCAACTTAGAGTTCACTGCGGTGTGTCCTAAAACGGGACTCCCGGATTTCGCAACACTCTGTATCACTTACGTGCCAGACCAGCACTGTGTCGAACTGAAATCGTTGAAGGAGTACTTTCTTTCCTACCGAGATGTCGGTATCTTTCATGAACACGTCGTGAATAAAGTGCTGGAGGACTTTGTTGAAGCCTGTCAACCACGGAAAGCAGAAGTTGTCGGTGATTTTAACATCCGAGGCGGCATCAAAACGATTGTGCGTGCAAGTTACCAGAGTTAA
- a CDS encoding Gfo/Idh/MocA family oxidoreductase, whose product MKEIKVGIVGCGGIAGGKHLPGHKGVKGVSIIAACDIDETRAKAFAKQHNIPHVFSDYEELAAMDELDAVSVCTPNNFHAGPTIAALNAGKHVICEKPIAANAIDGQAMVDAQKASGKVLQIGLQSRFRAEARTLRKLYDEGFFGDIYYARAMSVRRRGVPASPSFLSKAIAGGGPLIDIGVHILDVLLWMIGSPKPIEAFGMTATKFGHKENVINPWGKWNPEEFEVEDFAMGTIRFEGGLTVTLETAWASHIENIGGTFFMGDLAGATYEPLQIYLDKKDEMVNYTPKLLTGLPSEFESFHTAIRDGLPSPVPAEEVLNVAKIFDALYESARIGRSVPIF is encoded by the coding sequence ATGAAAGAAATCAAGGTAGGTATTGTTGGTTGCGGTGGTATTGCTGGTGGTAAACACCTTCCGGGTCATAAAGGCGTCAAGGGTGTTTCGATTATCGCGGCGTGCGACATCGACGAAACTCGTGCGAAAGCGTTCGCCAAACAGCACAACATTCCACACGTCTTCAGTGATTATGAGGAATTGGCGGCAATGGATGAACTGGATGCGGTGAGCGTTTGCACGCCGAACAACTTCCATGCCGGACCCACTATCGCGGCGTTGAACGCGGGAAAACATGTTATCTGTGAAAAGCCTATTGCTGCCAATGCTATCGACGGACAAGCAATGGTAGATGCACAAAAGGCGAGCGGCAAAGTGCTACAGATTGGGTTACAATCTCGATTCCGTGCGGAGGCGCGCACTTTACGCAAACTCTACGACGAAGGTTTCTTTGGAGACATCTACTATGCCCGCGCAATGTCAGTGCGACGGCGTGGGGTCCCTGCCTCGCCATCTTTCCTGAGTAAAGCCATCGCAGGCGGCGGACCGTTGATTGATATTGGCGTACATATCCTCGATGTGTTACTCTGGATGATCGGTTCTCCGAAACCGATTGAGGCGTTCGGTATGACAGCAACGAAGTTTGGACATAAAGAGAATGTCATCAACCCGTGGGGGAAATGGAATCCTGAAGAATTCGAGGTGGAAGACTTCGCGATGGGTACTATCCGCTTTGAGGGTGGGTTGACGGTGACTTTGGAAACGGCGTGGGCATCACATATCGAGAACATCGGCGGAACGTTCTTTATGGGAGACTTAGCCGGTGCAACCTATGAACCGCTTCAGATTTACCTTGATAAAAAAGATGAGATGGTGAATTATACCCCGAAACTGCTCACAGGGTTACCGAGTGAATTTGAGTCGTTCCACACGGCTATTCGAGACGGATTGCCGTCTCCTGTGCCCGCTGAAGAGGTGTTGAACGTTGCGAAAATCTTCGATGCGCTCTATGAATCGGCACGGATCGGTCGCTCCGTCCCGATTTTTTAA
- a CDS encoding phytanoyl-CoA dioxygenase family protein has protein sequence MEFVQLTETQRQEFEENGYLIVRSAIDSEMIQRLTEAGDRLMESFEYHNYYAHRRDGLVQEPAFADLATQSKAVPLILQLLGTNIHITNTALIHKHPQAPEKPDNRNWHRDVGVHLDVGHAGCPRVGLKVGYCLTDFSVPNSGATWFIRKSHKLSKPLGIREGDVDPPVYDEPLLHAGDAFLFESRIYHAAGLNFRENISKVVIYGYHYRWVKPDYYLRYYNDSLQPDKTLVENLDDLGRQFLGASIDTQGRHDPNGVHWAGTEWAGAHNLNLEQAPQVVAI, from the coding sequence ATGGAATTTGTTCAGTTGACGGAGACACAACGCCAAGAATTCGAGGAAAACGGTTACCTCATCGTGCGCTCAGCAATTGACAGTGAGATGATTCAACGTCTGACCGAGGCAGGTGACCGGCTCATGGAATCGTTTGAGTACCACAACTATTACGCACATCGGCGGGACGGATTGGTACAAGAACCCGCATTCGCTGATCTCGCGACACAGTCGAAAGCAGTGCCGTTGATTCTGCAACTGCTCGGTACAAATATCCATATCACGAACACAGCACTCATCCACAAGCACCCACAGGCACCTGAAAAACCTGACAACCGCAATTGGCATCGAGACGTCGGTGTGCATCTGGACGTTGGGCATGCGGGGTGCCCACGCGTCGGCTTGAAGGTCGGTTACTGTTTAACGGATTTCAGCGTGCCGAACTCAGGTGCGACGTGGTTTATCCGAAAGAGCCACAAACTGAGTAAACCGTTGGGTATCCGCGAAGGCGATGTTGATCCACCTGTGTATGACGAACCGCTCCTGCACGCAGGAGATGCGTTTCTGTTTGAAAGTCGTATCTATCATGCAGCGGGACTCAATTTCAGAGAGAATATCTCTAAAGTCGTCATCTACGGGTACCATTACCGCTGGGTTAAGCCTGATTATTATCTGCGCTATTACAATGACAGTCTGCAACCAGATAAAACACTGGTGGAAAATCTGGACGATCTCGGTAGGCAGTTTCTTGGTGCCTCCATAGACACACAGGGCAGGCACGATCCGAACGGGGTGCACTGGGCTGGCACGGAGTGGGCAGGGGCGCATAACCTGAACTTGGAACAAGCCCCGCAAGTTGTGGCAATTTAA